In Paludisphaera mucosa, one DNA window encodes the following:
- a CDS encoding NAD-dependent epimerase/dehydratase family protein has protein sequence MKILFTGASSFTGAWFVRELAAAGHDVTAVLRRKPEDYPDEVRRRRAAQLLEVAAPVFGCSFGDEAFLGLLRDERFDVLCHHAADVTNYRSPDFDAVGAAANNAKNLPAVIEALKAGGSRRIVLTGSVFEGGEGAGSQGLPDFSPYGFSKRLTSETFRYYAGRDGMSLGKFVIPNPFGPFEEPRYTAYLMKNWLDGKTPSCSNPLYVRDNIHVSLLAKAYAAFVASLPDLPNFARINPLGYAESMGAFTLRLAQEMRPRLNLPCEVELKVQTAFPEPRVRINTDVVDGEALGWDEPAAWDAMAEYYLQGRGA, from the coding sequence ATGAAAATACTCTTCACGGGCGCCAGCTCGTTCACCGGCGCCTGGTTCGTCCGCGAGCTGGCGGCGGCCGGGCACGACGTCACGGCCGTCCTCCGCCGCAAGCCCGAGGACTACCCCGACGAGGTCCGCCGCAGGCGCGCCGCGCAGCTCCTCGAAGTCGCCGCGCCGGTCTTCGGCTGCTCGTTCGGCGACGAGGCGTTCCTGGGCCTGCTGCGCGACGAGCGGTTCGACGTCCTCTGCCACCACGCGGCCGACGTCACCAACTACCGCAGCCCCGACTTCGACGCCGTGGGCGCGGCCGCCAACAACGCCAAGAACCTGCCGGCCGTGATCGAGGCCCTGAAGGCGGGCGGCTCGCGGCGGATCGTCCTGACCGGATCGGTCTTCGAGGGGGGCGAGGGCGCCGGCTCGCAGGGGCTGCCCGACTTCTCGCCCTACGGATTCTCGAAGCGGCTGACGTCCGAGACCTTCCGCTACTACGCCGGCCGCGACGGCATGAGCCTGGGCAAGTTCGTGATCCCCAACCCGTTCGGCCCGTTCGAGGAGCCCCGGTACACGGCGTACCTCATGAAGAACTGGCTCGACGGCAAGACGCCCTCGTGCTCGAACCCGCTCTACGTCCGCGACAACATCCACGTCTCGCTGTTGGCGAAGGCGTACGCCGCGTTCGTCGCGAGCCTCCCCGACCTGCCGAACTTCGCACGGATCAACCCGCTGGGCTATGCCGAGAGCATGGGCGCCTTCACGCTCCGCCTCGCCCAGGAGATGCGGCCCCGGCTGAACCTCCCCTGCGAGGTCGAGCTGAAGGTCCAGACCGCCTTCCCCGAGCCCCGCGTCCGCATCAACACCGACGTCGTCGACGGCGAGGCCCTGGGCTGGGACGAGCCGGCCGCCTGGGACGCCATGGCCGAGTACTACCTGCAAGGCCGGGGCGCATGA
- the rfbC gene encoding dTDP-4-dehydrorhamnose 3,5-epimerase: MIFTETPVPGAFLIDLEKRGDDRGFFARAFCEKEFAKAGLVDRFVQINNSLSAQKGTLRGMHYQLAPAAETKVVRCIRGSLFDVVLDLREGSPTFGKSYGAELSAENRRMMYVPKGFGHGFITLADDTEAFYFVDEFYSPAHERGVRWNDPEFAIEWPIAPVVLSEKDANQRDFDPAWHLTA, translated from the coding sequence ATGATCTTCACCGAGACGCCCGTCCCGGGCGCGTTCCTGATCGACCTGGAGAAGCGCGGCGACGACCGCGGCTTCTTCGCGCGGGCCTTCTGCGAGAAGGAGTTCGCCAAGGCCGGCCTGGTCGACCGCTTCGTCCAGATCAACAACTCGCTGAGCGCCCAGAAGGGGACGCTGCGGGGGATGCACTACCAGCTCGCCCCCGCGGCCGAGACCAAGGTCGTCCGCTGCATCCGGGGCTCGCTGTTCGACGTCGTCCTCGACCTCCGCGAGGGCTCGCCGACGTTCGGCAAGAGCTACGGCGCCGAGCTGTCGGCCGAGAACCGGCGGATGATGTACGTCCCCAAGGGCTTCGGCCACGGCTTCATCACCCTGGCCGACGACACCGAGGCGTTCTACTTCGTCGACGAGTTCTACTCGCCCGCCCACGAACGCGGCGTGCGCTGGAACGACCCCGAGTTCGCCATCGAATGGCCCATCGCGCCCGTCGTCCTCTCCGAGAAGGACGCCAACCAGCGCGACTTCGACCCCGCCTGGCACCTCACGGCCTGA